One Streptococcus sp. zg-86 DNA window includes the following coding sequences:
- a CDS encoding GNAT family N-acetyltransferase, which translates to MISAIEKKDLPLLREMAMQTFRETFGAFIKEADLEYFYTHDLALETLEKEWENPESAHYFVLHEGQPVGFLKVNWGDAQTEHELEDAFEIQRLYILQSHQGYGLGKALFEFALEQAVAGQFTWAWLGVWEKNFKAQNFYFKYGFERFSEHEYVTGDTVDIDWLLKKRIREEK; encoded by the coding sequence ATGATTAGTGCGATTGAGAAAAAAGACCTACCCTTGCTCCGTGAAATGGCCATGCAAACCTTTCGCGAAACCTTTGGTGCCTTTATCAAAGAAGCTGATTTGGAGTATTTTTATACCCATGATTTGGCACTTGAAACCTTGGAAAAAGAATGGGAAAATCCAGAATCAGCCCATTACTTTGTCCTTCATGAAGGGCAGCCAGTTGGATTTTTGAAGGTGAATTGGGGAGATGCCCAGACCGAGCATGAACTAGAAGATGCGTTTGAAATTCAACGTTTGTATATTTTGCAGTCCCACCAAGGTTATGGTTTGGGAAAGGCCTTATTCGAATTTGCTCTTGAACAGGCAGTAGCAGGTCAGTTTACCTGGGCTTGGCTAGGAGTTTGGGAGAAGAATTTTAAGGCACAAAATTTTTATTTCAAGTATGGATTTGAGCGCTTTAGTGAGCATGAATATGTGACAGGAGATACGGTAGATATTGACTGGCTCCTGAAAAAGCGGATCAGAGAAGAAAAATGA